The Deltaproteobacteria bacterium DNA segment GGCGACTGCAACGACGCGTGCGGCACGGGCCAGCTGCCGGCCGACCCCGACTGCCCGCTGTGCGGCAGCGACAGCGACTGCGCCGACGGTGAGATCTGCAACGACGACGGCCACTGCGAGCCGGAGCCGTTTTCGCCCGGCGGCCTCGGCTCGCCGTGTGAAAACGCATCGGACTGCGCGTCGGGGCTGTGCGCGCAGGGTCCCGACGGCGGCCAGTGCACGGACCTGTGCCAACCCGACGGGAACAGCTGCCCCGACGGGTTCGAGTGCACGCCGGCGGGCGACACCGACGTGTGCTGGCCCGGCGCAGACGACGGCGGCGGTGGCTGTGCGGTCGGCGGCGCGGCGACGCAGGCGTGGTGGCTCGCCCTGTGCGCGCTCGTGGCGCTCGGCCGGCGGCGCCGCCGCGCATAGTGCACCCGCCCCGCAGGGCGACGGCGCGAGCCCGCCTTGCTGCCGGTCGGGGCGCGCGTGCGCCGGGGGCGCGCGGTCACGGCAGGTCGTAGCGCACCGCCGCGCCCAGTTGCACGGCCGCGCCGGCGACCGGCACCTCGCCGGCCACGACCCGGTACGCCGACAGCTCCGGCGCCACGCGCCAGCGCGCGCCGAGCCGCGCTTCGGCGCCGGCGAACCCGCCGAGCCACAGCCCCTGCGCGTGGCCGCCGGTGCGCGGCCAGAACAGGCCCCAGCCCGCCAGCGGCCCGACCGACACCGACCACCGCCGCGACAGCGGCCGGCTCGCGATGCCGGCCGCGCCCGCGAACAGGTGGATCGCGTCCACCGTGCCGGGGGTGTTCGCCGTGCGCGCGGCGGCGAGCGACGGCGCCACCGCCCACGACCAGCGGCCGCGCGCCACTCGCCAGGTCGCGTCGACCTGCGCGCCGGCGACGAACAACTTCGCGCCGACATCGACGTGCGGCGCGACGCCGCGGCGCGCCCACAGCTCCACGTGACCGATCGGCAGCTTGCCGTCCTGCTCGAAGTCGCGCATGGCGCCCACGCCGAGTGCGCCGCCGACCTGCCAGCGCCCGGGCGGCACCGGGTCGGCCGTTCGGTACACCGTGGTCGACGGACAGCCGGCCACGAACCCGGCGACCGCCGCCGCCGCGACCGCGCGCGCCGCGAGGTCAGCGCGCCTTCGGGTGCGCATCGAAAAACTCCACGATCAGGTCGTCCGCATCGAAGTCTCGCGTGACCGGGCCGACGCGATCCGCGCTGACGTACTGCCAGCCGCCCGGCCACGTGTGGCCGCCACCGTCGACGCGCACCAGTTCCACCGCGACCGCGCACCCCTGCCAGCGCACGCGCACCGAGGTCATGCCGTCGTCGGCCGTATCGGGCAACGGTTCCTCGGAAAAGGTGTCGGAGCAACCGTTTCGCGCACGCGCGCCGGCGAGCGTGTCGTCGACGCCGACCTTGCGCTTGCCATCCTTTTGCGCGCACGCCGCGGTCCCACCGCCGTACGCCCAGCACGGATCGGCCGTGCCGTGGATGTGCAACACGGCGACGCCGCCCGCGCACGCGCCCCCGGCCGCCGCGAACTGGTTGCCGCCGCCGACCGGCGCGATCGCCGCGAGCCGCTCGGGCCGTTCGCACGCGAGCCGGTAGACCATCGCCGCACCGTTGGAGATGCCGGTCGCGTACACGCGCGCCGCATCGATCGGCAGGATGCGCGCCAGCTCGGCGTGCAGGTCGTCGAAGTAGCCGACGTCGTCGGAGCCGGACGCGCAGGCGGCGCCGCTGGTGCACTGCCAATCGCCCGCGCCGCCGCCCGCGTTCCACGTGCGCAGGTTGCGCAGCGGCCGCGTGCCGACACCGTCGGGCTGGACGACCGCGTAGCCGGCCGCCAGCGCCTTGGCTCGCAGGCACGCCGGATCGCCGGCATCGCCGCCGGGGCACGTGAGCCGGTCCGCGCCGGTGCGGTTGCCGCCGCCACCGTGCAGCTCGAACACGATCGGCAGCGGCGACGCGCCGTCCCAGGCCGCCGGCACAGCGAGCGAAAACGCGCGGTCGAGGTAGCCCGGCATCGGGCACACCCGCTCGTCGCCCGGCGCGGCGTCGTCGCAGCGGTCGTACGGAAAGTCGCAGCCGCCCGCGACGAACGCGGCCAGCGTCGCGGCGATCGAGCATCCCGCCCGCGCGGCCCGTCGCATTCCGCTAGCCGACCGGGCGCGTCCCGGGCGCATATTTCAGCACGCGCACCCGCTCCATGGTGACCAGGCCTTCGTCGACCATCTCGTCGAGGATGGCGGTGAGTTGGTCCATCCGCGCCTCCGAGTCGACGACCTCGATGACCACCGGCAGATCCTCAGACAGCCGCAGGATCTGCGCCGTGTGCAGCACGCTGCGCGCGCCGAACCCCGCGACACCGCGAAACACGGTCGCGCCGGCGAAGCCCTCTTTGCGCAGCCGTTCGACCAGCGCAATGTGAAGTGGTTGCCGATGCCACCGATCCGACTCGCCGATGAAGATCCGCACGAGCAGTTGTTCGCCGTCGAGTACCCGCATGTTGCCTCCGCCGATCGCGTCACCCGCCGAGCAGCCACCGCGCGACCGCCCAGCCCGCCATGCTCGCGGCCAGGCAGCCGACCACGGTCCCGGCGACGTTGGCCGCCGCGACCGCCCACGCCCCGTCCTGCACGTAGCGCAGCGTCTCGTAGCTGAACGTCGAGTAGGTGGTAAAGCCGCCCATCGCGCCGGTCGTGAGCGCGAGGCGCGCATTGGGCGACAGCGACGTGTGCGTCGCCGCGTACATCAGCGCGGCCAGCACGAACGACCCGATCGCGTTGACCGCGAGCGTCCCGTAGGGGAACCCCGCGCCGAGCGCGCGCTGGATCCAGCCGGACAGCAGGTAGCGAGCGCCGCCGCCGACTCCGCTGCCGAAGCACACCCAGGCCAGGCGCTCCACGGTCACCTCGTTGCGCGCGTCCACGCGCACGCGAACGCGGATGTCGTGCCGTCCGACACGCCCGCACTGTATCACGCGGTCACCGCGCGCGGCGCGCAGCGCGGTGTGCCCGCCAGTCGCCGCTCGCGATCCGCGGCGCGCCGGCGGCCTGCGCCGCATCGAGCAGATAGGTCAACGCACGCTCGCCGCCCTCCAGGTCGACCGGTTCGCGCCGGTAGAACTCCGGGTGTCCCTCGAGTCGGTCGAGCGCCGCCAGCGTGCCGGCGTCCACCTCGTAGACCTCGCCGACCACCGCGGTCGCCCCGCCCGCGACCATCGCCGGGAACGCGCCGAGGTCGACCAGCTCGAACTCCGGCCGGGTCCGAGCGGCGCCCGCGTGCCGGGCGCGCGACAGCAGCGCGTGGTTCGGCTCGCCGGCCAGCAGCGTGCCATACACGAACACGCGGAATCGCTCCGGTCCGTCGCGCATGGCATCATTGTAATGACGCGCTCGCGGAGCGCCCACCCCTTCGCGTGGAGATGCACATGAACCACGTCACCGTTCGCGGCGGTTCCAGCGGATTCGCTCAAGACATCACCGTCGGCCCCCACCACCTCAAGGCCGACGAGCCCGTCGACCTCGGCGGCACCGACACCGGGCCGTCGCCCTACGACCTGCTGCTCGCCGCGCTCGGCGCGTGCACGTCGATGACGCTGCGCATGTACGCCGATCGCAAGGGCTGGCCGCTCGCCGGCGTCACCGTGACGCTCCGCCACGAGAAGATCCACGCGCGCGACTGCGCCGACTGCGAGACCAAGGTCGGCCGCATCGACCGGATCGAGCGCGTCATCGCGCTCGACGGCGACCTCGACGCCGACCAGCGCGAGCGACTGCTCGAGATCGCCGACAAGTGTCCGGTCCATCGCACGCTGCTGTCGGAGATTCGCATCGACACGCGACTCGCGTAGCCCGCGACGGCCTTTGCCGCCGGCGCGGCCCTGAACGCGCACGGATGGACCGCGCCGGTGACGGCGCCCCGGCGCCGCCGCGCGCGGGTCCGAGCCGGCATCGGCCCTGGCCCGGCGCCGCGGACCTCTTTACACTGGCGTCATGCCGCGGGCCGCACCGGGAGAGGTCGTAGGACGCGCCCGCTATCAGATCCTGCGACGGCTCGGCTCCGGCGCGATGGGAGTCGTCTACGAGGCGTTCGATCGCGAGCGCGGCGTTCCGGTCGCCGTCAAGATGCTCCGGCGCCTCGCCGGCGATCGGTTGCTGCGATTCAAGACGGAGTTCCGGGCGCTGCAAGACATCGCCCACCCGAACCTCGTCACACTCGGCGAGCTGTTCGAGGACGGCGGCCGCTGGTTCTTCACCATGGAACGGGTCGATGGCGTGCCGTTCCTCGACTACGTGCGCCCCGGCGAGGCCGGCGCCGCCTCGGCCCGCGCCGTCTCCGGCGGCGACCGCGCGCACCGCAGCGTGCAGCCGGCGCCGCCCGGCGCCGCGATCGCGCGGCCGAACGGCGCGGCGTGGCACGAGCGCCGGCTGCGCGGCAGCCTCGCCCAGATCGTCGATGGACTCGGCGCCCTGCACGCCGCCGGCAAGGTCCACCGCGATCTCAAGCCGTCCAACGTTCGCATCACGCCGGAGGGCCGCGCGGTGGTCCTGGACTTCGGCCTCGTCGCCGACGTGTCGCCCGGAGCACCCCACGGCGACCGGCAGGTCGTCGGCACGGCGGAGTACATGGCGCCGGAGCAGGCTGCATCCCGGCCGGTGAGCCCCGCGTCCGACTGGTACGCGCTGGGGGTCATGCTGTACGAGGCCCTCACCGGAACGCCGCCGCTTACGGGCCCGCCGCTGTCGGTGTTGCTGCGCAAACAGACCGAGGACCCGCCGCCGCCGCGGGCGCTCGCGGCCGGGGCACCGCCCGACCTCGACGCCCTGTGCTCGGCGCTGCTCGCGCGCGACCCGGACGCGCGCCCCGGAGCGGCGGACATCGCGCGCTGCCTGCGCACCGCGCGTCCGGCCGCGCCGCGCGAGCGCCGCACCATGGACGTGCCGTTCGTCGGCCGCGACGCCGAACGGGCCGAACTCGCCGCAGCCCTCGAGCGCGTCGCCGCCGGCGGTACCGAAGCGGTCGTCGTCGTCGGCGAAACCGGCGTGGGCAAGACGGCGCTCGCCAAGCAGTTCTGCATCGACGCGCAGCGACGGGGTGCTCTCGTCTTGTTCGGCCGCTGTTTCGAACGCGAGACCGTGCCGTTCAAAGGAATCGACGGCGTCATCGACGCGGTGTTCGGACACCTGCGCGAACTCGACGACGATGCCGCGTCGCTTGTGTTGCCGCGCGAGGTGGACGTGCTCGCGCAGACCTTTCCGGTGCTCGGGCAGATCGAAGCGGTCGCGAAGCGACTGGTCGCGGCGGAGTCGGCGGCGACCGACCGCGCGATCGACCCGGGCGCCGGCGCGCCGTCGTCGGCCGCCCTGCGCGCGGCGATCGACCCGGTCGAGCGGCGCATGCGGCTGTTTCGCGCGGTCAGAGACCTGTTCGCGCGCCTGTCGGCCGACCGGCCGGTCGTGGTCGCGATCGACGACCTGCACTGGGCGGACGCCGACAGCCTGCGCCTGCTGGGCGAGGTGTTGCGACCACCTCGCGCGCCGCGGGTGCTGGTGGTGGCCACCTCGCGCCCGCCACCGCCCGGCGCCGATGCGCTGCCCGTGCGGATGCGCGAGCTGCGCGTCACGGGGCTGGCGCCCGGCGACGCGCGCGAGCTGGTCGACCGGATCCTCGGCGGTCGCCGGTCGCCCGCAATCCGCGACCGGATCGCCGCAGAGACCGCCGGCCACCCGCTGTTCATCGCGGAACTCGCGCACCACTTCGCCCACGCCGCACCGGACGCGCCGCCCGCCGTCGACCTCGACCAGGCCGTCGCGGCGCGCGTCGCCCGGCTCGAGCCGGCGGCGCGTGACGTGCTGATCGGCGTGGCGCTCGCGGGGGCGCCGCTTTCGCAAGCCGTCGTCGAAGCGGCGGCGCGCATCGACGCGGCCACGTGTTCCCGCGCCGTCGAGACGCTGCGCGCGCAGCGGCTGGTGTCCACCTCCGGCAGTCGCCGCGGCGACACGGTCGAGCCGTACCACGACCGCATTCGCCAGTCGGTCGTCCACCGGCTCGATGCGGATGCGCGCGCGGCGTGGCACCGCCGCCTCGCAAGCGCGCTCGCTGCGGCCCGCGCGCCTCGCCACGACGAGGTGATGCACCACAGCCTTCGCGGCGGGGACCTCGCCCGCGCGCGCGAACACGCGATCCTCGCGGCCGGCGACGCGCGTCGGGCGCTCGCCTTCGAGCGCGAGGCGGCCCTGTGGCGGATCGCGCTCGACCTGAGCGCGGATGCCGGCGCGAGCGACCGCGCCCGCATGCTGGTGCGCCTCGCCGACGCACTCGTCCACGCGGGGCGCGCCGGCGACGCGGCCGATGCCTTCGTCGAGGCCGCGTCGCACTGCGCGGGCGACGAGGCGGCCGACCTCGAGCGGCGCGCCGCCGAGCAACTGCTGCGGTGCGGCCGCATGACCGAGGGCTACGCGCTGTTGCGCCGCATCGTTCGACGCGAGGGGCTGCCGTTTCCCGACACGCCGCGACGCGCGCTGTGGTCGCTCGTCGGCCAGCGCCTCCGCCTGCGCGCGCGCGGGCTGTCGTTCCGCGAGCGAAGCGAGGCGGACGCGGATCCGTCGCTGCTGCGCCGCGCCGACCTGTGCTGGAGCGCCGCCGCCGGCCTGAGCTTCGTCGACTCGATCCGCGGCGCCGGGTACCAGGCGCGGCAGCTTCGCCTGGCGCTCGCGGCGGGCGAGCCGTATCGGGTCGCACGCGGCCTCGCGCTCGAAGCCGGATTCGTCGCCAACACCGGCGGCACATCGCTCGGCCGCGCGCGCTCGCTCGCGGACCGCGCGTTGGCGCTCGCGCTGCGCACGGGCCGCCCCGACGCGATCGCCACGGCCGAGGGCGCGATCGCCACCGTCCTGTTCCACGCCGGATGCTGGCGCGAAAGTCGCAATCACGTCGACAGCGCGCTCGCTCGCTTTCGCGACGAGTGCACGGGCGTCGAAAAGGAACTCATCGCGATGCAACTCCTGCATCTGTCGTGCACGGCGATGCTTGGCGAAGTGGATGTGCTCGCCGAGCGCCTTCCCGACGCCCTCCGGCACGGGCGCGAACGCGGCGATCGGTTCGCGACCACGTCGTTCGCCACCGGTCTGGGCAATCTCGCGTGGCTGGCCGCCGGCGATCCGGCCGAGGCGCGCCGCCAGGCCGACGACGCGATCGCCCCGTGGCCGGAGGAGCCGTTCGTCATCCAGCACGCGCTCGACCTGCTCGCGCAGGTGAACATCGACCTGTACGAGGGACGCGCGGACGCGGCATGGCGCCGCGTGCAGCAGCGCTGGCCGGCGCTCGCGCGCTCGCTGCTGCTGCGCGCGGCGGTCCTGCGCGGCTTGCTCGTCCACGCCCGCGCGCGGGCCGCGCTGTCATCCGCCGCGCGTCGCGGCGCCGG contains these protein-coding regions:
- a CDS encoding DUF190 domain-containing protein; this encodes MRVLDGEQLLVRIFIGESDRWHRQPLHIALVERLRKEGFAGATVFRGVAGFGARSVLHTAQILRLSEDLPVVIEVVDSEARMDQLTAILDEMVDEGLVTMERVRVLKYAPGTRPVG
- a CDS encoding OsmC family peroxiredoxin, translated to MHMNHVTVRGGSSGFAQDITVGPHHLKADEPVDLGGTDTGPSPYDLLLAALGACTSMTLRMYADRKGWPLAGVTVTLRHEKIHARDCADCETKVGRIDRIERVIALDGDLDADQRERLLEIADKCPVHRTLLSEIRIDTRLA
- a CDS encoding serine/threonine-protein kinase PknK, giving the protein MPRAAPGEVVGRARYQILRRLGSGAMGVVYEAFDRERGVPVAVKMLRRLAGDRLLRFKTEFRALQDIAHPNLVTLGELFEDGGRWFFTMERVDGVPFLDYVRPGEAGAASARAVSGGDRAHRSVQPAPPGAAIARPNGAAWHERRLRGSLAQIVDGLGALHAAGKVHRDLKPSNVRITPEGRAVVLDFGLVADVSPGAPHGDRQVVGTAEYMAPEQAASRPVSPASDWYALGVMLYEALTGTPPLTGPPLSVLLRKQTEDPPPPRALAAGAPPDLDALCSALLARDPDARPGAADIARCLRTARPAAPRERRTMDVPFVGRDAERAELAAALERVAAGGTEAVVVVGETGVGKTALAKQFCIDAQRRGALVLFGRCFERETVPFKGIDGVIDAVFGHLRELDDDAASLVLPREVDVLAQTFPVLGQIEAVAKRLVAAESAATDRAIDPGAGAPSSAALRAAIDPVERRMRLFRAVRDLFARLSADRPVVVAIDDLHWADADSLRLLGEVLRPPRAPRVLVVATSRPPPPGADALPVRMRELRVTGLAPGDARELVDRILGGRRSPAIRDRIAAETAGHPLFIAELAHHFAHAAPDAPPAVDLDQAVAARVARLEPAARDVLIGVALAGAPLSQAVVEAAARIDAATCSRAVETLRAQRLVSTSGSRRGDTVEPYHDRIRQSVVHRLDADARAAWHRRLASALAAARAPRHDEVMHHSLRGGDLARAREHAILAAGDARRALAFEREAALWRIALDLSADAGASDRARMLVRLADALVHAGRAGDAADAFVEAASHCAGDEAADLERRAAEQLLRCGRMTEGYALLRRIVRREGLPFPDTPRRALWSLVGQRLRLRARGLSFRERSEADADPSLLRRADLCWSAAAGLSFVDSIRGAGYQARQLRLALAAGEPYRVARGLALEAGFVANTGGTSLGRARSLADRALALALRTGRPDAIATAEGAIATVLFHAGCWRESRNHVDSALARFRDECTGVEKELIAMQLLHLSCTAMLGEVDVLAERLPDALRHGRERGDRFATTSFATGLGNLAWLAAGDPAEARRQADDAIAPWPEEPFVIQHALDLLAQVNIDLYEGRADAAWRRVQQRWPALARSLLLRAAVLRGLLVHARARAALSSAARRGAGAADGLRAASRDARTVARVGAPWATGAAGLVRAGIAYVRGDLDAAVRQLTGAIADLDAADTLLFAHLARRRLGELVGGDAGRAEIARADAWLARHRVADAGGMARALVPGICA
- the crcB gene encoding fluoride efflux transporter CrcB yields the protein MRRRPPARRGSRAATGGHTALRAARGDRVIQCGRVGRHDIRVRVRVDARNEVTVERLAWVCFGSGVGGGARYLLSGWIQRALGAGFPYGTLAVNAIGSFVLAALMYAATHTSLSPNARLALTTGAMGGFTTYSTFSYETLRYVQDGAWAVAAANVAGTVVGCLAASMAGWAVARWLLGG
- a CDS encoding gamma-glutamylcyclotransferase, encoding MRDGPERFRVFVYGTLLAGEPNHALLSRARHAGAARTRPEFELVDLGAFPAMVAGGATAVVGEVYEVDAGTLAALDRLEGHPEFYRREPVDLEGGERALTYLLDAAQAAGAPRIASGDWRAHRAARRAR